The following proteins come from a genomic window of Sphaerisporangium rubeum:
- a CDS encoding nuclear transport factor 2 family protein, with amino-acid sequence MDDITLPKAVENFIAATNAHDTNALAAVFGDGATVRDDGTTYVGEAEIREWIQGHLINPKIVITPTSFAGDRLVASGDGEFPGGPLSFAFVFGIKDDQVTDLAIDPV; translated from the coding sequence ATGGACGACATCACCCTTCCCAAGGCCGTCGAGAACTTCATCGCGGCCACCAACGCGCACGACACGAACGCGCTGGCCGCGGTCTTCGGCGACGGGGCCACCGTGCGCGATGACGGGACGACCTACGTCGGCGAGGCCGAGATCCGCGAGTGGATCCAGGGGCACCTGATCAACCCCAAGATCGTGATCACGCCGACCTCGTTCGCGGGCGACCGTCTGGTGGCCTCCGGGGACGGTGAGTTCCCCGGCGGGCCTCTGTCCTTCGCGTTCGTGTTCGGCATCAAGGACGACCAGGTCACCGACCTCGCGATCGACCCCGTCTGA